In one window of Zhihengliuella sp. ISTPL4 DNA:
- a CDS encoding PadR family transcriptional regulator: MNETLDTHLQELRRGTVVLACLQLLRTPGYGYGLLEQLESRGFATDANTLYPLLRRLEKQEYLTSEWNTDEARPRKFYRTSEAGIRLADTLTDEWRSLTAAIASLTPEEN; the protein is encoded by the coding sequence ATGAACGAAACGCTCGACACGCACCTGCAGGAACTGCGCCGCGGCACCGTGGTGCTCGCCTGCCTGCAGCTCCTGCGCACGCCCGGCTACGGCTACGGGCTGCTCGAGCAACTCGAGAGCCGCGGGTTCGCGACCGACGCGAACACGCTGTATCCGTTGCTCCGTCGTCTGGAGAAGCAGGAGTACCTGACGAGCGAGTGGAACACCGACGAGGCCCGGCCCCGCAAGTTCTACCGCACCTCAGAGGCGGGCATCCGCCTGGCCGACACCCTCACCGACGAATGGCGCTCGCTCACCGCGGCGATCGCCTCCCTCACTCCCGAGGAGAACTGA
- a CDS encoding o-succinylbenzoate synthase translates to MIPAVTELLDSARVVALPMQTSFRGVETREALLFEGPEGWAEFSPFVEYDDAEAATWLAAAIDYAYAPQPAPLRDRVGVNATVPAVDAARVPEVLARFSGCRTAKVKVAEPGQVLADDVARVRAVRETLGPEGRIRVDANGLWNVDEAEHAVHALAVFDLEYIEQPCASVPELVELRRRISYMGIPVAADESIRKSGDPLAVARAGAADIVVIKAQPLGGLTHALQIVTAAGLPAVVSSALDTAIGLSQGAALAAALPTLDYDCGLGTASLFQDDVADLRPVDGAIPVGRVSPDPAALTRLAAADERREWWLARLARCHHKLLAARGA, encoded by the coding sequence ATGATCCCCGCCGTCACGGAGCTCCTCGATTCCGCCCGCGTCGTCGCGCTGCCGATGCAGACCTCTTTCCGCGGCGTGGAGACGCGAGAGGCCCTGCTCTTCGAAGGCCCGGAGGGCTGGGCCGAGTTCTCCCCGTTCGTCGAATACGACGACGCGGAGGCCGCGACCTGGCTCGCCGCCGCGATCGATTACGCCTACGCGCCGCAACCCGCGCCGCTACGCGACCGGGTCGGCGTCAATGCCACCGTGCCTGCCGTCGATGCCGCTCGCGTGCCCGAGGTCCTCGCGCGCTTCTCCGGATGCCGGACCGCGAAGGTGAAGGTCGCCGAGCCCGGGCAGGTGCTGGCGGACGATGTCGCCCGGGTCCGCGCCGTCCGCGAGACGCTCGGACCGGAGGGTCGCATCCGGGTCGACGCGAACGGGCTGTGGAACGTGGACGAGGCGGAGCACGCCGTCCACGCGCTCGCCGTGTTCGACCTGGAGTACATCGAGCAGCCCTGCGCCTCCGTGCCCGAGCTCGTCGAGCTCCGGCGGCGGATCTCCTACATGGGGATCCCGGTCGCCGCGGACGAGAGCATCCGGAAGTCCGGCGACCCCCTCGCCGTCGCACGCGCCGGCGCGGCGGACATCGTCGTCATCAAGGCGCAGCCGCTCGGCGGGCTCACCCATGCCTTGCAGATCGTCACCGCGGCCGGCCTCCCCGCGGTGGTCTCCAGCGCCCTGGACACCGCAATCGGCCTCTCCCAGGGAGCGGCTCTGGCTGCCGCCCTCCCGACCCTCGACTACGACTGCGGCCTGGGAACCGCCTCCCTGTTCCAGGACGATGTCGCCGACCTCCGCCCGGTGGACGGCGCGATCCCGGTCGGGCGCGTGTCCCCCGATCCTGCGGCCCTCACGCGCCTCGCCGCCGCGGACGAACGTCGCGAGTGGTGGCTGGCCCGCCTGGCCCGCTGCCACCACAAGCTGCTCGCAGCGCGCGGCGCCTAG
- a CDS encoding TetR/AcrR family transcriptional regulator — protein MSSPATRSRENTKARLLEAAAQVFAEVGLDGASVEAVCERAGFTRGAFYSNFDSKDELFLTLAAGVADARVAAVRTRVEQMRADGELADDCDPKDLVQQIMELGSDDRLGVMLMSEIRIRALRDPQFGEAYLAQEREMVASIARIVEDIVEAAGTLRLRVPATDAARMLMILWEGMTVRGAMAGRDDAALRHAGGEELGRLVELLVES, from the coding sequence ATGTCGTCACCCGCCACCCGCAGCCGGGAGAACACGAAGGCGCGTCTGCTGGAGGCCGCCGCGCAGGTATTCGCCGAGGTCGGCCTGGATGGCGCCTCGGTCGAGGCGGTCTGCGAGCGCGCCGGCTTCACGCGCGGGGCGTTCTACTCGAACTTCGACTCGAAGGACGAACTGTTCCTGACCCTCGCGGCCGGTGTCGCCGACGCGAGGGTGGCAGCCGTGCGGACCCGCGTGGAGCAGATGCGGGCGGACGGCGAGCTCGCCGACGACTGCGACCCGAAGGACCTCGTCCAGCAGATCATGGAGCTCGGCAGCGACGACCGCCTGGGCGTGATGCTCATGAGCGAGATCCGGATCCGGGCCCTGCGTGATCCGCAGTTCGGAGAGGCCTACCTCGCCCAGGAGCGCGAGATGGTGGCGAGCATCGCGCGCATCGTGGAGGACATCGTCGAGGCGGCGGGGACGCTGCGCCTCCGGGTGCCCGCCACCGATGCGGCGCGCATGCTCATGATCCTCTGGGAGGGCATGACCGTGCGTGGCGCCATGGCCGGTCGGGACGACGCGGCCCTGCGGCACGCCGGCGGCGAGGAGCTCGGGCGGCTCGTGGAACTCCTCGTCGAGTCCTAG